The following proteins are encoded in a genomic region of Liolophura sinensis isolate JHLJ2023 chromosome 7, CUHK_Ljap_v2, whole genome shotgun sequence:
- the LOC135469747 gene encoding uncharacterized protein LOC135469747, giving the protein MLFSTSVMPVSFHHNRHIPLHVTYQPRGRCRRGLSHGPQGPAQHGPPAWFIAPAGGPHRHRDALCLPPFLEDVFGVWKEVAGIPSNKEGKTKPKPVWKDSVDCDGFFPEEISINVSDGKVIVNCRHETNDGAGNVDVRQLKRTINVPEDVDSDKMTVTLSTKGLVVIKAPTKTGDKETRKETPVKAEESVVQNGQSDDECSCKDCQEIDPGETTDSSVDGMDIQAETPADLTKEKIMEENPKPEAPVQPGKKALEKEVKKTEEIPDPEPFEQVDSEHDDMNTTRVESKKSEVEASVGQQLESEPQHTDIPKKDSTHETENLKQPEKITAETLMEEKTETSEEPGNRLFEIHVDMKKFNPDSIEVKLNGNALTISGKQEDKDEATGKVVSSRAVYRRFYIPDHVNCDLLTSSLDSHGQMTISAPYKTEEDLAEKVIPISVN; this is encoded by the coding sequence ATGTTATTTTCAACGTCAGTGATGCCGGTGAGTTTTCACCACAACCGACATATCCCGTTACACGTAACATACCAACCAAGAGGACGATGTCGAAGGGGGCTGAGCCACGGACCGCAGGGGCCGGCACAGCACGGACCCCCTGCCTGGTTCATCGCTCCCGCTGGGGGACCACACCGTCATCGGGACGCCCTGTGCCTCCCTCCATTCCTGGAAGATGTTTTCGGGGTTTGGAAAGAGGTTGCCGGAATTCCTTCGAACAAAGAAGGTAAAACCAAACCGAAACCTGTTTGGAAAGATTCGGTTGACTGTGACGGATTTTTCCCTGAAGAAATCAGCATCAACGTTTCGGATGGGAAAGTTATCGTTAATTGCAGACATGAAACAAATGACGGGGCCGGGAACGTAGACGTTCGGCAGCTGAAAAGAACCATCAACGTACCTGAAGACGTCGACAGTGATAAAATGACAGTCACTCTCAGCACGAAAGGCTTGGTCGTTATAAAAGCACCGACAAAAACAGGTGataaagaaacaagaaaagaaactcCGGTCAAAGCTGAAGAGAGCGTGGTGCAAAACGGACAGAGTGATGACGAATGCTCGTGCAAAGATTGTCAGGAGATTGATCCAGGGGAGACAACCGACTCGTCAGTTGATGGTATGGATATCCAGGCGGAAACTCCCGCCGATCTCACCAAAGAAAAGATAATGGAAGAAAATCCAAAACCAGAAGCACCCGTCCAGCCTGGAAAGAAAGCATTGGAAAAAGAAGTAAAGAAGACAGAAGAAATTCCTGATCCAGAGCCATTTGAACAGGTGGACAGTGAACATGATGACATGAACACTACAAGAGTGGAATCCAAAAAATCTGAGGTGGAGGCGTCTGTAGGCCAACAGCTGGAAAGTGAGCCTCAACATACAGATATACCAAAAAAAGATTCTACCCACGAAACGGAAAATCTAAAACAACCAGAAAAGATAACAGCGGAAACCCTTATGGAAGAAAAAACAGAGACATCTGAAGAGCCTGGAAACAGACTATTCGAAATCCATGTGGACATGAAAAAGTTCAACCCAGACAGCATAGAAGTGAAGCTGAATGGCAACGCTTTGACGATATCCGGGAAGCAAGAAGACAAAGATGAGGCAACAGGAAAGGTTGTTTCCAGCAGAGCTGTGTACAGGCGATTTTATATTCCTGACCACGTGAACTGTGATCTGCTCACGTCATCGTTGGACAGTCACGGTCAGATGACCATCTCAGCGCCGTACAAGACCGAGGAAGATCTGGCCGAAAAGGTCATTCCTATCTCGGTGAACTGA
- the LOC135469748 gene encoding uncharacterized protein LOC135469748: protein MFSVPVSFVGYRRTPRRYAPRRTTSYKVTTHRTPGVTYHHSGLLPHHDFDFDPYMGDTMGLWNQHMHVSNIEPEKTEWTERIVCTGFSPEEVSLNVTEDKIQITCVHKEGSEDDQDIREKRRTIAIPDDVNPDEITANMTDAGILILTAPFLQEEEEEQTKDSSVSRPEEKTQGMSIKREAAENVKSEQSKKVEDITNGDSTDGTREIRVSTTVKKEQKSDPRKPFQLEVDMRDYKPESIEVKLNDNSLTVIGNQENKDSFTGRITTKSLTRNFFVPRDVDSDKMSSKLNSEGKLIITAPFKDDSDKTIPIKKH, encoded by the coding sequence ATGTTTAGCGTGCCTGTTTCATTCGTGGGTTACCGGCGCACCCCAAGACGGTATGCGCCCAGGCGTACCACCAGTTACAAGGTCACCACCCACCGTACCCCGGGGGTGACCTACCACCACAGCGGGCTTCTTCCACACCACGATTTCGACTTCGATCCGTACATGGGCGATACGATGGGCTTATGGAACCAGCATATGCACGTGTCCAACATAGAACCGGAGAAGACGGAATGGACGGAGAGGATCGTATGTACGGGATTCTCCCCAGAGGAAGTGTCCCTGAACGTCACTGAGGATAAAATCCAGATCACCTGTGTCCACAAAGAGGGCAGTGAGGATGACCAGGATATACGGGAGAAGAGAAGGACGATCGCCATCCCGGACGATGTGAACCCGGACGAAATCACGGCCAACATGACGGATGCCGGAATTCTCATCCTCACAGCGCCTTTCCTCCAAGAGGAAGAAGAGGAGCAGACCAAAGATTCCAGCGTGTCCCGCCCTGAGGAGAAAACCCAAGGGATGTCCATTAAGCGAGAGGCCGCCGAGAACGTCAAGAGCGAACAGAGCAAAAAAGTAGAAGACATCACCAACGGTGATTCGACGGACGGCACTAGAGAAATCCGTGTGTCTACGACAGTCAAGAAGGAGCAAAAATCTGATCCGCGGAAACCATTCCAGTTGGAGGTTGACATGAGAGACTATAAGCCGGAGAGTATTGAGGTCAAATTGAATGACAACAGTCTTACTGTGATTGGTAACCAGGAAAACAAAGACAGTTTCACGGGAAGAATCACAACAAAGTCACTCACCCGGAATTTTTTTGTTCCAAGAGACGTGGACTCCGATAAAATGTCGTCAAAACTAAACAGCGAAGGAAAGCTAATCATCACGGCGCCTTTCAAAGACGACAGCGATAAGACGATACCGATCAAGAAACACTGA